One part of the Bacteroidota bacterium genome encodes these proteins:
- a CDS encoding T9SS type A sorting domain-containing protein gives MDIADFKESTLLTIINPIGQKCLEVQLTAASTKLQLDLPTGVYFYAVTKSSGLLTGKILID, from the coding sequence ATTGACATTGCTGACTTCAAAGAGAGTACTCTCCTAACAATTATAAATCCGATCGGTCAGAAATGTCTGGAAGTACAACTCACTGCCGCTTCAACAAAGTTACAGTTGGATTTACCTACGGGTGTTTATTTTTATGCGGTTACTAAAAGTAGTGGTTTGCTCACCGGGAAAATATTAATCGATTAA
- a CDS encoding PQQ-dependent sugar dehydrogenase, with amino-acid sequence MKHTFTTSSSRTKSPDRAHLGNRNMNFPSLLLFSCIFFLSLSDFRANAQTYPSGFTEVQVATGLSNPTVMTAAPDGRIFIARQNGTLRIFKNGSMLSQSFVTLSVNSSGERGLLGIAFDPAFATNQYIYLYYTVSSGANNRISRFTANGDVAVAGSEVVLLNLDPLTSATNHNGGTMQFGPDGKLYVGIGENANSANAQNLDTYHGKILRLNTDGTPAAGNPYSTGSVQRRSVWSYGLRNPYTLTFQPGTGKLFVNDVGQNTWEEINNATSGGLNFGWPAAEGTSSNSAYANPVYSYAHGSGGGQGCAITGGAFFNPSATNYPATYTGNYFYIDYCSNWIDRLSISGNTATRSNFASNIGGNPVGLITGTDGNLYFLSRSSSSLNKIVYASGTSPVITTQPQSTTVAQGNSASFSVAVSGSSPFTFQWRKNGTSINGATGSTYTIATASTADGGTYTVVITNSAGTTTSNGASLTVSAVNQFPTATIQTPTSGTTYTAGTSISFSGSGNDPENGVLGASAFEWYVIFHHDIHTHPGPTATDGVTSGSFAIPDIGETAANVYYRLYLVVTDLQGAKDTTYTDILPNTSTMTFNTTPQGLEITLDGQPFVTPFTVTGVEGVLRTIGTSSPQVLNSVNYVFSNWSQGGAQSQSITTPVNNTSYKATFTTTLRSPENPAGTVNGLNYAYYHGTWSTLPAFAALTPVSTGIVSNLDLTPRTQNDNFGFSFNGYIEIPADGIYTFYTSSDDGSKMYIGSTLVVSNDGLHANTEASGQIGLLAGKHAITVDFFERSGQEILTLNYEGPGISKKPVPSAAFFIQQPSTMVNPIADSYVRGGSYSNSNYGTLPQLYSRKGMNNGSFESYLRFDISGFATNVSSATVRLYGRVNNTNVASIPVEIYFVTDNSWLETAITYTNKPVVSGSPIATVTITGTSNQYYEWDITQQLNALKASGITVISLLVREAIVTNNSRFVFRSRESTTNKPELTINASVAKPMVMDEAETPISLRKLDDIGFKIYPQPAKDLITLELPEQFMNATLNIISMNGQNVYSAKLNGNTIQRIPVNQLETGLYIITIHNGEEMMKKRLLIQK; translated from the coding sequence ATGAAACACACATTTACCACAAGCTCATCGCGGACCAAATCACCCGATCGAGCCCATCTTGGAAATCGAAATATGAATTTCCCTTCCTTGTTATTATTTAGCTGCATATTTTTCCTGTCACTATCAGACTTCCGGGCTAATGCACAAACCTATCCTTCGGGATTTACAGAAGTACAAGTCGCTACAGGACTTTCAAATCCAACCGTGATGACCGCTGCACCTGATGGACGTATTTTTATTGCCAGACAAAACGGTACCTTACGCATATTTAAGAACGGAAGTATGCTAAGCCAATCCTTCGTTACATTAAGTGTAAATTCTTCGGGCGAGAGAGGTTTACTGGGCATTGCATTCGATCCTGCATTTGCCACCAATCAATACATCTATCTTTACTATACTGTTTCTTCGGGAGCCAATAATCGCATTAGTCGTTTTACGGCAAATGGAGATGTAGCCGTTGCCGGGAGTGAAGTAGTACTCTTAAATCTTGATCCGTTAACCAGTGCAACCAATCACAACGGAGGAACGATGCAGTTTGGTCCGGATGGAAAGTTGTATGTGGGAATTGGTGAGAATGCAAATTCTGCCAATGCACAGAATCTCGATACCTATCACGGAAAAATACTGCGATTGAATACAGATGGTACCCCTGCTGCAGGAAACCCTTACAGTACAGGTTCTGTTCAGCGTAGAAGTGTATGGTCTTATGGATTACGAAATCCTTACACCTTGACTTTTCAACCCGGAACAGGTAAATTATTTGTGAATGATGTCGGACAAAACACCTGGGAGGAAATTAACAATGCTACATCAGGAGGATTGAATTTCGGATGGCCTGCAGCAGAAGGTACGAGTTCAAATAGTGCGTATGCAAATCCGGTGTATAGTTATGCACATGGATCCGGAGGAGGTCAGGGTTGTGCGATTACAGGAGGTGCGTTCTTTAATCCTTCTGCTACCAATTATCCTGCTACGTATACCGGAAATTATTTTTATATTGATTATTGCAGCAATTGGATCGACAGGCTATCTATTTCAGGGAATACTGCCACACGTTCAAATTTTGCAAGCAATATCGGAGGAAATCCTGTAGGATTGATAACAGGTACGGACGGAAATCTGTATTTTCTATCACGGTCAAGTAGCAGTCTGAATAAGATTGTATATGCTTCCGGCACTTCTCCGGTCATCACGACTCAACCTCAATCCACTACTGTTGCTCAGGGCAATTCCGCTTCATTTTCGGTGGCTGTTTCCGGATCAAGTCCATTTACCTTTCAATGGAGGAAGAATGGAACAAGCATTAATGGCGCGACAGGGTCTACCTATACCATTGCTACTGCTTCTACCGCTGATGGCGGAACGTATACAGTAGTGATCACAAATAGTGCAGGAACAACTACCAGTAACGGAGCATCGTTAACAGTGTCGGCGGTCAATCAATTTCCGACAGCTACGATTCAAACACCCACCTCAGGCACTACCTACACTGCAGGAACATCTATCAGTTTCAGCGGGAGCGGGAATGATCCGGAAAATGGAGTGCTGGGAGCAAGTGCCTTTGAATGGTATGTGATCTTTCATCACGATATTCATACACATCCCGGACCTACGGCCACTGATGGAGTTACAAGCGGATCTTTTGCTATTCCTGATATCGGCGAAACAGCAGCGAACGTTTACTATAGATTGTATTTAGTGGTGACCGACCTGCAAGGTGCAAAAGATACCACCTACACCGACATCCTCCCCAACACCTCTACCATGACATTTAATACTACTCCCCAAGGTTTGGAAATTACATTGGATGGACAACCGTTCGTTACACCTTTTACAGTGACAGGCGTAGAGGGCGTCTTGAGAACCATCGGAACATCATCACCTCAGGTATTGAATTCGGTAAATTATGTTTTCAGCAACTGGTCGCAGGGAGGAGCTCAATCGCAATCTATAACCACACCTGTGAATAATACTTCTTATAAGGCTACATTTACTACTACTTTGCGTTCTCCTGAGAATCCTGCAGGAACAGTCAATGGATTGAACTATGCGTATTATCACGGGACATGGAGTACATTACCCGCATTTGCTGCATTGACTCCTGTTTCAACGGGTATTGTTTCGAATCTTGATTTAACTCCGCGCACACAGAATGATAATTTCGGATTTAGTTTTAATGGTTATATTGAAATTCCTGCTGATGGAATCTATACCTTTTATACTTCATCGGATGATGGCAGTAAAATGTATATTGGATCAACATTGGTAGTGAGCAATGATGGCTTGCATGCGAACACAGAAGCTTCCGGACAGATCGGTTTGTTAGCAGGTAAGCATGCCATTACTGTTGACTTTTTTGAACGCAGTGGACAGGAGATTCTTACTTTAAATTATGAGGGGCCCGGCATTTCCAAAAAACCTGTTCCATCTGCAGCTTTCTTTATACAACAGCCTTCAACCATGGTGAACCCGATTGCCGACAGTTATGTGCGTGGGGGTAGCTATTCGAATTCCAATTATGGAACATTACCACAACTTTACTCCAGAAAAGGAATGAACAACGGCTCCTTCGAATCCTATTTGCGATTTGATATTTCCGGTTTTGCGACTAATGTTTCATCAGCAACGGTCAGATTATACGGACGAGTGAACAATACAAATGTCGCTTCCATTCCTGTTGAGATCTACTTTGTAACAGATAATTCGTGGCTGGAAACTGCAATTACCTATACTAATAAACCTGTTGTATCGGGAAGCCCAATAGCTACAGTAACCATCACCGGTACTTCCAACCAGTATTATGAATGGGATATTACGCAACAACTGAATGCACTAAAAGCCTCCGGCATAACGGTAATTTCTTTGTTGGTACGAGAAGCAATTGTGACAAATAACAGCCGTTTTGTTTTCAGATCAAGAGAGTCCACCACAAATAAACCCGAGCTCACCATCAATGCTTCTGTAGCTAAACCAATGGTTATGGATGAAGCGGAAACACCCATTTCACTCCGCAAATTGGATGACATTGGGTTCAAAATTTATCCACAGCCTGCAAAGGATTTGATTACATTAGAACTGCCGGAGCAATTTATGAATGCTACATTGAATATCATCAGCATGAACGGACAAAATGTTTACTCAGCTAAACTCAATGGAAATACTATTCAAAGGATTCCCGTAAATCAATTGGAGACCGGACTGTATATCATCACTATTCATAACGGGGAAGAAATGATGAAGAAAAGATTGCTTATTCAGAAATAG
- a CDS encoding zinc ribbon domain-containing protein: MKEYKLCQSCGFPLKKDKKGGGTEKDGSVSKKYCSMCFENGKFLTPPEIDTPEKMQKFCIQEMEKVESTVFFAGWERGLFPILKDGKNSLYKKVIYGNKWCQMHL, translated from the coding sequence ATGAAAGAATACAAATTATGTCAAAGCTGTGGTTTTCCCTTAAAGAAGGATAAAAAAGGAGGTGGCACTGAAAAAGACGGATCAGTTAGTAAGAAGTATTGTTCCATGTGCTTTGAAAACGGAAAATTTCTGACTCCACCTGAAATAGACACTCCTGAAAAAATGCAGAAGTTTTGTATACAGGAAATGGAAAAAGTGGAATCAACGGTTTTCTTTGCTGGTTGGGAACGCGGCCTATTCCCAATCTTGAAAGATGGAAAAAATAGCCTTTACAAAAAAGTAATTTACGGAAATAAATGGTGCCAAATGCACCTTTAA
- a CDS encoding tail fiber domain-containing protein, whose translation MKNKITTTICLLLLSVTAHSQSWNLSGNAGTNPTTQFIGTTDAKALRFRTNNSVRLSITNSGKLGFGTGSATPSGWFHIKGKNNESQLIVDAAAGQTNANPLILLRGNDGTNYLSIHSDHPTNSFFGSGAGQSNNASTLTSEGKFNTFIGRGAGFSNSFGAYNIAVGDQALLANDNGTGNTALGAGTLTSNVTGNENVAIGFAALGSNLNSGTVAIGAYALSANTTKLGNVAIGYNALRNNGTGQSASFHSQLNTAIGYEAQYTNTLGDENTSVGYRSLYSNTTGFFNVGMGPYSLYHNQTGTDNVALGRYAGFGATGINFSLCNFLGSTSYLTTSRTNVTLIGSAIVNAQATGNNQLLLGNTSLQQIRAQVTGITAYSDARYKTNVKEDVKGLDFITRLKPVSYNVRPLELHKIWGTPDSLVNRINHSETEQVRYTGLIAQDVEKAMNESGYAFTGIDIPANDKETYAIRYTELMMPLIKAVQEQQKMIEDLKSENNALQQRLSTLEHQSGQKSLSPAQNQDKFTIAQIYPNPASDMAVVELQGERAFSQAEITITDMKGKILLSTQVINMKSHKIEIPIAGLAAGIYTLSLKVDGIVADTKQLVKE comes from the coding sequence ATGAAGAACAAAATTACCACCACCATTTGCCTGTTGCTGCTTTCGGTAACTGCGCATTCGCAATCCTGGAATTTATCCGGTAATGCGGGTACCAATCCCACCACACAATTTATTGGAACTACCGATGCCAAGGCTTTGCGCTTTCGGACCAATAACAGTGTGCGGTTATCCATTACGAATTCGGGTAAACTCGGCTTTGGAACCGGCTCTGCCACACCTTCCGGTTGGTTTCACATCAAGGGGAAGAACAATGAATCACAATTGATCGTTGACGCTGCAGCAGGACAAACCAATGCCAATCCGTTGATTTTACTTCGCGGTAATGACGGCACGAACTATTTATCCATTCATAGTGATCATCCTACCAATAGTTTCTTTGGCTCGGGAGCGGGCCAATCCAATAATGCTTCCACACTTACTTCAGAGGGAAAATTTAACACCTTTATCGGTCGGGGAGCCGGCTTCAGTAATTCGTTTGGTGCGTATAATATAGCAGTAGGAGATCAGGCATTGCTTGCCAATGACAATGGTACCGGAAACACAGCTCTTGGTGCAGGAACATTAACTTCTAATGTAACCGGTAACGAAAATGTAGCGATTGGTTTTGCCGCATTAGGATCCAATCTTAATTCCGGTACTGTTGCTATAGGGGCCTATGCACTAAGTGCTAATACCACCAAATTAGGGAATGTAGCCATTGGATATAATGCGCTGCGAAACAATGGAACAGGTCAATCCGCTAGTTTTCATTCGCAATTAAATACCGCAATTGGTTATGAAGCCCAATATACCAATACACTGGGCGATGAAAACACATCGGTTGGCTATAGATCGCTTTATAGTAATACAACCGGCTTTTTTAATGTGGGCATGGGGCCCTATAGTCTTTATCATAATCAGACAGGCACAGATAATGTTGCTCTTGGAAGATACGCCGGATTTGGAGCTACCGGTATCAATTTCTCGTTATGCAATTTTCTTGGTTCCACCTCTTACCTTACCACATCAAGAACGAATGTTACTTTAATCGGATCGGCTATAGTAAATGCGCAGGCAACCGGTAACAATCAGTTGCTTCTTGGAAATACTTCACTTCAACAAATTCGCGCTCAGGTAACAGGGATAACGGCTTACTCCGATGCCCGATATAAGACCAATGTGAAAGAAGATGTGAAAGGGCTGGATTTCATTACGCGATTAAAACCGGTTTCATACAACGTCCGCCCTCTGGAACTTCATAAAATATGGGGCACACCGGACTCTCTGGTTAATCGCATCAACCATAGCGAAACGGAACAGGTACGCTACACCGGACTCATCGCTCAGGATGTGGAGAAAGCGATGAACGAGAGTGGCTATGCGTTCACGGGAATTGATATTCCGGCCAATGATAAAGAAACTTATGCTATCCGTTATACGGAGTTGATGATGCCTCTCATCAAAGCGGTGCAGGAGCAACAAAAGATGATTGAAGATTTAAAGAGCGAAAATAATGCGCTACAGCAGCGGCTCAGTACTCTGGAACATCAATCCGGACAAAAGAGTTTGAGCCCCGCACAGAACCAGGATAAATTTACCATTGCGCAGATTTATCCCAATCCTGCCTCCGATATGGCGGTAGTAGAGTTACAAGGTGAAAGAGCGTTTTCGCAGGCAGAAATTACGATTACTGATATGAAAGGAAAAATTCTTCTTTCTACACAAGTTATAAATATGAAATCCCATAAAATCGAAATTCCGATTGCGGGTCTGGCCGCGGGTATTTATACGCTCAGCTTAAAAGTAGATGGAATAGTGGCAGATACAAAGCAATTGGTGAAAGAATAG
- a CDS encoding DUF2490 domain-containing protein, translated as MKFNSKLLNILPLTVILFYAMLYSVSAQPSGPGTWLIYFGNQSLSKKWNWHNEVQYRSYDFKGDLQQLLIRTGLGYNLSESNNNLLAGYGFIRTENYIPGTESKTGIDEHRIFQQFITRQQFGRVFLQHRYRVEERIFKDDFRMRFRYFLAVNIPLNRNTMSAGTLYLSGYNEGFLNAESPIFDRNRLYGALGYVINKNIKLEAGFMNQSQENVSVNQFQIVLFNNLPFYKD; from the coding sequence ATGAAATTTAATAGCAAGTTGTTGAATATTCTTCCTTTGACGGTAATTTTATTTTATGCGATGCTATATTCCGTTTCAGCACAACCCTCCGGGCCGGGTACCTGGCTCATTTATTTTGGAAACCAGTCGCTCAGTAAAAAATGGAACTGGCACAATGAAGTGCAATACAGAAGTTATGATTTCAAAGGGGATCTCCAGCAATTGCTAATAAGAACCGGACTTGGATATAACCTTAGTGAAAGCAATAACAATCTTTTGGCGGGATATGGTTTTATACGTACCGAGAATTATATCCCCGGAACAGAGAGTAAAACCGGTATTGACGAGCATAGAATCTTTCAGCAATTTATCACCCGTCAGCAATTTGGTCGGGTATTTCTTCAGCACCGCTACAGGGTAGAAGAGCGTATTTTTAAAGATGATTTTCGCATGCGTTTCCGGTATTTTCTTGCCGTGAATATACCTCTCAATCGCAACACCATGTCAGCAGGTACTTTATATTTGTCGGGCTATAATGAAGGCTTTTTGAACGCGGAATCTCCCATCTTCGACAGAAATCGCTTGTACGGGGCATTGGGTTATGTGATCAATAAAAATATTAAGCTGGAAGCTGGTTTTATGAATCAATCACAGGAAAACGTATCGGTCAATCAATTTCAAATAGTATTATTTAATAATTTGCCGTTTTATAAAGATTGA
- the rsmH gene encoding 16S rRNA (cytosine(1402)-N(4))-methyltransferase RsmH, whose protein sequence is MDDQDPKRVRRERYKGTHPKSFKEKYKELQPEQYAEDVAKVLQQGRTPAGTHRSICVDEILEVLQITPGQIGLDATLGYGGHSLEMLKCLLPGGRLYAMDVDPIELPKTRDRLAALGFGPDVIVIKKMNFSGIDQLTAESGLLNFILADLGVSSMQIDNPDRGFSFKVDGPLDLRLNPKSGKSAATLLKTISVDELEAIFQENADEPHATPIAHAIVTFRSKGGIISTTFKLKEVIEKALSFLPEADRKEVVKKSCQRCFQALRIAVNDEFGVLEKFLEKIPFALAPGGRVALLTFHSGEDRRVKKSFQHFLREGIYSEITAEPIRPSAAECHSNPRAKSAKLRWAVRSDLG, encoded by the coding sequence ATGGATGATCAGGACCCAAAACGTGTTCGCCGCGAGCGTTACAAGGGCACGCACCCCAAATCCTTTAAGGAGAAGTACAAGGAGTTACAGCCGGAGCAGTATGCGGAAGATGTAGCGAAAGTCTTACAGCAAGGTCGTACACCTGCAGGAACTCACCGTTCAATTTGTGTAGACGAGATTTTGGAAGTACTGCAAATTACTCCCGGCCAAATTGGCCTCGATGCCACACTGGGTTATGGCGGGCATAGTTTAGAGATGTTGAAATGTCTCCTGCCCGGCGGACGTCTGTATGCGATGGATGTTGATCCGATAGAATTACCAAAGACACGTGACCGTTTGGCGGCATTGGGCTTTGGCCCCGATGTGATTGTAATTAAGAAAATGAATTTTTCAGGGATTGATCAGTTGACAGCGGAATCAGGTCTACTAAATTTTATATTGGCGGATTTGGGTGTCTCCTCTATGCAGATTGATAATCCGGACAGAGGTTTTTCATTCAAAGTAGATGGACCACTGGATCTGAGATTGAATCCGAAGAGTGGAAAATCAGCAGCAACACTTTTAAAAACTATTTCTGTAGATGAATTGGAAGCCATCTTTCAGGAAAATGCTGATGAACCCCATGCAACGCCAATCGCTCACGCTATCGTGACATTCCGCTCGAAAGGAGGAATCATCTCCACCACTTTTAAGTTAAAAGAAGTGATAGAGAAAGCACTTTCGTTTCTTCCCGAAGCAGATCGAAAAGAGGTAGTGAAGAAATCTTGTCAGCGCTGTTTTCAGGCATTACGCATTGCAGTGAATGATGAATTTGGCGTGTTGGAGAAATTCCTGGAAAAGATTCCTTTTGCCCTCGCTCCCGGTGGCAGAGTCGCCCTGCTTACCTTTCATTCAGGAGAAGACCGCCGCGTAAAGAAGTCCTTTCAGCATTTCCTCCGTGAAGGGATCTACAGTGAAATTACCGCGGAACCTATACGACCCTCTGCAGCCGAATGTCATAGCAATCCCAGAGCGAAATCGGCGAAATTGCGATGGGCAGTCAGGAGTGATCTTGGATAA
- a CDS encoding VIT1/CCC1 transporter family protein, giving the protein MKNKNIQTEIDASYLYQKLAEKESDETIANVFRQMSAIERSHAEAFARKEKLSLTDLMIPSWRAKTLNTIGKIFGYDYVLGALMDTEKSISTAIISQKQKSNQSLTGTETTHVKILRSILEKEKKVTGIQLSKFESRHRSVGGNAIRAAVLGGNDGLVSNFSLVMGIAGATAAQEGVLLAGLAGLLAGSLSMSLGEWISVKSSQELYENQMQIEMEELETNPEGEMKELALIYIAKGIPEEQANQMAKDIMSDKSLAHEILVKEELGINAEELKGSAVEAAVYSFILFAIGAVIPVLPFMFTDGMKAVLFSVSLSAVGLFLIGAAITLFTGRNVWFSGFRQVLFGLAAAAITFGIGKLIGVSVS; this is encoded by the coding sequence ATGAAGAACAAAAATATCCAAACTGAAATCGACGCTTCGTATCTCTATCAGAAATTGGCCGAAAAGGAATCTGATGAAACGATTGCCAACGTGTTTCGTCAAATGAGTGCCATTGAAAGGAGTCATGCGGAGGCATTTGCCCGAAAGGAGAAGCTGAGTTTAACGGACCTGATGATTCCTTCATGGAGAGCGAAAACGTTGAATACAATTGGAAAAATATTCGGGTATGATTATGTGTTAGGGGCATTGATGGATACCGAGAAAAGTATTTCCACTGCTATTATCAGTCAGAAGCAAAAGAGCAATCAATCTTTAACGGGTACTGAAACGACGCATGTGAAAATACTTCGGTCGATTCTGGAGAAAGAGAAGAAGGTAACCGGCATTCAACTATCAAAATTTGAGAGCAGGCATCGTTCTGTCGGAGGCAATGCGATCAGAGCTGCCGTATTGGGTGGCAATGATGGACTGGTTTCTAATTTTAGTTTGGTGATGGGTATTGCCGGAGCCACTGCGGCGCAAGAAGGCGTTTTACTAGCAGGCCTTGCCGGTTTGCTTGCGGGTTCTTTGTCCATGTCGCTCGGAGAGTGGATTTCTGTAAAGAGTTCACAGGAATTATACGAAAATCAAATGCAGATAGAAATGGAAGAGCTGGAAACGAATCCCGAAGGAGAAATGAAGGAACTGGCTTTGATTTATATCGCAAAAGGTATTCCTGAAGAACAGGCGAACCAAATGGCAAAAGATATCATGAGTGACAAGAGTCTCGCGCATGAAATTTTAGTAAAAGAAGAACTGGGAATAAATGCAGAGGAGTTGAAAGGCTCAGCCGTGGAAGCTGCTGTCTATTCTTTCATTTTATTTGCCATTGGCGCTGTAATACCTGTGCTTCCTTTCATGTTTACTGACGGAATGAAAGCCGTTTTGTTCAGTGTATCCCTCAGTGCAGTAGGCCTGTTCCTGATTGGTGCAGCCATTACGCTCTTTACGGGAAGAAATGTTTGGTTTTCCGGTTTCCGTCAAGTCCTGTTTGGATTGGCTGCTGCAGCCATCACTTTTGGAATTGGTAAGCTGATAGGTGTTTCTGTAAGTTAA
- a CDS encoding nuclear transport factor 2 family protein, protein MMKMKFNLTTLFGALALLFTSCSQPAEAPKEAALDMDKLKVEIQAMEDAYAAAEKAKDADGVVAYYSDDANSYGRNNEPTMGKAAIRDSTKARMEKDTTNSVNVYKVVDLFAAGNMAVEIGSWTELNAAGDATSKGYYMSYFEKRDGKYLCVRDMNVTTKSKKDDN, encoded by the coding sequence ATGATGAAAATGAAATTTAATCTCACCACCCTCTTCGGAGCACTTGCCCTTCTCTTTACTTCTTGTTCACAGCCTGCAGAAGCACCAAAAGAGGCTGCATTGGACATGGATAAACTCAAAGTTGAAATCCAGGCCATGGAAGATGCGTACGCAGCCGCAGAGAAGGCGAAGGATGCCGATGGAGTTGTAGCCTACTACAGCGATGATGCCAACAGTTATGGTCGCAACAATGAACCGACGATGGGTAAAGCAGCTATCAGAGATAGTACAAAAGCACGCATGGAAAAAGACACCACCAATAGCGTGAATGTTTATAAAGTGGTTGACCTGTTTGCCGCGGGTAACATGGCTGTGGAAATTGGTTCATGGACAGAGCTCAATGCGGCAGGTGATGCCACTAGCAAAGGGTATTACATGTCTTATTTCGAAAAGCGCGATGGAAAGTATCTTTGTGTGAGAGATATGAATGTGACCACTAAGTCAAAGAAAGACGATAATTAA
- a CDS encoding cupin domain-containing protein, whose amino-acid sequence MNPILKNVLAVLAGLIGGSIVNMSIIMISGSVIPPPAGADVTTEEGLKASMHLFEAKHFIMPFLAHALGTLAGAFLAALIAATHKAKFALAIGFVFLAGGIANVMMLPSPLWFTVVDLGFAYLPMAFIGGRLGMRKINCPSIGRWNFKQPVDIYKLIIKEIYFNQIDMNKEILKINKNGETLIITGSSIESKGTITTFEGMEEPGIGPPMHVHFKQEEMVKVIKGKMRIKTLTKEFSLLPGEEYIFLPGEAHQFWNEGDDLLHYAGHVKPSHNYEYFIRQLYRSCNEANDDKPNPFDGAFLLTV is encoded by the coding sequence ATGAATCCTATTCTTAAAAATGTTCTGGCTGTCCTGGCCGGACTTATCGGTGGTAGTATTGTGAATATGTCTATCATTATGATCAGCGGCTCTGTCATTCCTCCGCCCGCTGGAGCGGATGTCACTACTGAAGAAGGATTAAAAGCTTCCATGCATTTATTTGAAGCGAAGCATTTCATTATGCCTTTTCTGGCGCATGCTCTTGGAACGCTAGCCGGGGCCTTTCTCGCAGCCCTCATCGCGGCAACGCATAAAGCGAAGTTTGCACTGGCGATAGGTTTTGTTTTTCTCGCGGGAGGTATTGCGAATGTAATGATGCTCCCGTCTCCGCTCTGGTTTACTGTTGTAGATCTCGGTTTTGCCTATCTGCCCATGGCATTTATAGGGGGAAGGTTGGGAATGCGGAAAATAAATTGTCCTTCCATTGGGAGGTGGAATTTCAAACAGCCGGTTGATATTTACAAGTTAATTATTAAGGAAATTTATTTTAATCAAATTGATATGAATAAAGAAATACTTAAAATCAATAAAAACGGAGAGACGCTAATCATCACAGGATCATCGATTGAATCTAAGGGCACAATTACTACTTTTGAAGGCATGGAGGAGCCGGGTATTGGTCCACCCATGCATGTTCATTTTAAGCAGGAAGAGATGGTGAAAGTCATCAAGGGAAAGATGCGTATTAAGACGTTGACGAAAGAGTTTTCACTTCTACCGGGTGAGGAATACATTTTTTTACCGGGTGAGGCACATCAGTTTTGGAATGAGGGTGATGACTTGCTTCATTATGCCGGACATGTAAAACCTTCTCATAATTATGAATATTTTATACGTCAACTCTACCGTTCATGCAATGAGGCTAATGATGATAAGCCCAATCCATTTGATGGAGCATTCTTATTAACGGTATAA